The following proteins come from a genomic window of Kiloniellales bacterium:
- a CDS encoding MFS transporter, with protein sequence MNRDRAYFLLLNIGHFLDHLFTLIFATVAALALHREWQVGYAELLVYATPGFFAFGVFALPAGWLADRWSRDGMMCVFFLGIGLASIATGLAQTPLQIGLGLFVIGAFAAIYHPVGLAIVTLRWRDTGMRIAVNGVWGNLGVACAALITGFLIDHGGWRMAFFVPGAFSIAVGLAYAGLRRDSLSDERREPKAQGAAGRAPAAAAYRALLLRVSAIVFLTAALGSLIFQSTTFALPKIFDERLQGLAGALSAWTEDAAASGQGDVATAVGALAFVVFAVASLAQLVVGGLLDRVGPRPVFLAVAALQLVFFALMPGLTDGLALAVALGFMLGAFGQIPINDFMIGKMASGPFRARIYAARYVVSFTVLALSLPLIAFVYDTWGFDTLFRILAATALLVLAAVAALPRRLPTPEAAALAAE encoded by the coding sequence ATGAACCGGGACCGGGCATATTTCCTGCTGCTCAACATCGGGCACTTCCTGGACCACCTCTTCACCTTGATCTTCGCGACGGTGGCGGCCCTGGCGCTGCATCGCGAATGGCAGGTCGGCTACGCCGAGCTTCTGGTCTACGCGACGCCCGGATTCTTCGCCTTCGGTGTCTTCGCGCTGCCGGCCGGCTGGCTGGCCGACAGGTGGAGCCGCGACGGCATGATGTGCGTCTTCTTCCTCGGCATCGGCCTGGCGTCGATCGCCACCGGCCTGGCCCAAACCCCGCTGCAGATCGGCCTCGGCCTCTTCGTGATCGGGGCCTTCGCGGCCATCTATCACCCGGTCGGTCTCGCCATCGTCACCCTGAGGTGGCGCGATACCGGGATGCGGATCGCCGTGAACGGGGTCTGGGGCAACCTGGGCGTCGCCTGCGCGGCCCTGATCACCGGCTTCCTGATCGACCATGGCGGGTGGCGCATGGCGTTCTTCGTTCCCGGCGCCTTCTCGATCGCCGTGGGGCTGGCCTACGCCGGTCTGCGCCGGGACAGCCTGTCCGACGAGCGGAGAGAGCCGAAGGCGCAAGGCGCTGCCGGTCGCGCGCCTGCGGCCGCCGCCTACCGCGCTCTGCTGCTGCGGGTTTCCGCGATCGTGTTCCTGACCGCCGCCCTCGGATCCCTGATCTTCCAGTCGACCACCTTCGCGCTGCCCAAGATCTTCGACGAGCGCCTACAGGGATTGGCGGGGGCGCTATCGGCCTGGACCGAGGACGCCGCCGCATCCGGCCAGGGCGACGTGGCGACGGCGGTCGGCGCGCTCGCCTTCGTCGTCTTCGCGGTCGCCTCGCTCGCCCAGCTCGTGGTCGGCGGCTTGCTCGACCGCGTCGGCCCGCGGCCGGTGTTCCTCGCCGTGGCGGCGCTGCAGCTGGTCTTCTTCGCGCTCATGCCGGGGTTGACCGACGGTTTGGCGCTCGCCGTGGCCCTGGGCTTCATGCTGGGCGCCTTCGGCCAGATCCCGATCAACGACTTCATGATCGGCAAGATGGCGAGCGGCCCCTTCAGAGCCCGCATCTACGCCGCCCGGTACGTGGTGAGCTTCACCGTCCTGGCGCTCTCCCTGCCGCTGATTGCCTTCGTCTACGACACCTGGGGCTTCGATACCCTGTTTCGCATCCTGGCCGCCACCGCCCTCTTGGTGCTCGCGGCCGTCGCGGCCCTTCCAAGACGCCTTCCGACGCCGGAGGCCGCCGCCCTCGCCGCCGAGTAG
- a CDS encoding TetR/AcrR family transcriptional regulator, translating to MAATRSKPANLREACLDEALAIIEAEGVEALSLREVARRLGVSHQAPYKHFPSRDHILAEIVARAFESFARHLDARPRRADPQDDLAGMCRAYLDYARAHPLQYRLMFGDLLPDLKKHPDMMRQARHAFALLNDCLTRLSARAGAPASESAVALDALFVWSGVHGLARILQSRAAQTLELPPDVVEAAAAHLVARIGQALERDEG from the coding sequence ATGGCCGCGACCAGGAGCAAACCGGCGAATCTGCGCGAGGCCTGCCTCGACGAGGCCCTGGCGATCATCGAGGCCGAGGGCGTCGAAGCCCTGAGCCTGCGCGAGGTCGCCCGCCGCCTCGGGGTCTCGCACCAAGCGCCCTACAAGCACTTCCCGAGCCGGGATCACATCCTGGCGGAGATCGTCGCCCGAGCCTTCGAGTCCTTCGCCCGGCATCTCGACGCGCGGCCGCGCCGCGCCGATCCGCAGGACGATCTGGCCGGGATGTGCCGGGCCTACCTCGACTACGCCCGGGCCCATCCCCTGCAGTACCGCCTGATGTTCGGCGACCTGCTGCCCGACCTGAAGAAGCATCCCGACATGATGCGCCAGGCCAGGCACGCCTTCGCCCTGCTCAACGACTGCCTCACCCGGCTCTCGGCCCGGGCCGGCGCGCCGGCCTCGGAGTCCGCGGTCGCCCTCGACGCGCTCTTCGTATGGTCCGGCGTCCACGGCCTTGCCCGCATCCTCCAGTCCCGCGCCGCGCAGACCCTCGAGCTGCCCCCCGACGTGGTCGAGGCGGCGGCCGCGCACCTGGTCGCGCGCATCGGCCAGGCGCTGGAGCGGGACGAGGGCTGA
- a CDS encoding antibiotic biosynthesis monooxygenase, giving the protein MGRFAVTLALLSVFGLGGCAISTPFQGPGYDRRDGVTVDGEGRLVVAVTKAVLRDDGARRATFWDYVFEVEASLPERPGFVGYSLRRELLGKQAWTMTVWTDEASLAAFVESDIHQAAIREALGALACARFARLEVARDEVPVAWDRALALFEAQAAPCG; this is encoded by the coding sequence GTGGGCAGGTTCGCCGTGACCCTCGCGCTGCTCTCCGTCTTCGGCCTGGGCGGCTGCGCCATATCGACTCCGTTCCAGGGCCCCGGCTACGACCGCCGCGACGGCGTGACGGTCGACGGGGAAGGCCGGCTCGTGGTCGCCGTCACCAAGGCGGTGCTGCGCGACGACGGCGCGCGCCGCGCGACCTTCTGGGACTACGTCTTCGAGGTGGAAGCCAGCCTGCCGGAACGCCCCGGCTTCGTCGGCTATTCCCTGCGGCGGGAGCTGCTCGGCAAGCAGGCCTGGACCATGACCGTCTGGACCGATGAAGCCAGCCTCGCCGCCTTCGTCGAGAGCGACATTCACCAGGCGGCGATCCGCGAGGCCCTGGGCGCGCTGGCCTGCGCCCGCTTCGCCCGCCTGGAGGTCGCCCGCGACGAAGTTCCGGTCGCCTGGGACCGCGCCCTCGCGCTCTTCGAGGCCCAGGCGGCGCCCTGCGGCTGA
- a CDS encoding SDR family NAD(P)-dependent oxidoreductase, translated as MTSLQAAPRPPAGGNGLRGRYGPWALVTGASDGIGREMAACLAQAGLDLVLVARRRPKLERIAAELAARHGIEARILALDLGAPESLEAVAAATAELEVGLLVACAGFGTSGGFLESDGEAELDMVDVNCRAVLGLCKAFARDFAARKRGGLILMSSLLAFQGVPLAANYAATKAYVQTLAEGLHLELAPLGIDVLACAPGPIHSGFAARAGMRMGMGQRPKDIAQATLDALGRRTTVRPGWLAKCLEGSMVGLPRWARTRILAQVMRGMTKHRLQGA; from the coding sequence ATGACCTCCTTGCAGGCCGCGCCCCGGCCACCGGCGGGCGGCAACGGCCTGCGTGGCCGCTACGGCCCCTGGGCCTTGGTCACCGGCGCCTCCGACGGCATCGGCCGGGAGATGGCCGCCTGTCTCGCGCAGGCCGGACTGGACCTGGTCCTGGTCGCGCGCCGGCGGCCGAAGCTGGAGCGAATCGCGGCCGAACTCGCCGCCCGGCACGGCATCGAGGCCCGGATCCTCGCCCTCGACCTCGGCGCGCCGGAATCCTTGGAGGCCGTCGCCGCGGCGACCGCCGAGCTCGAGGTCGGGCTGCTGGTCGCCTGCGCCGGATTCGGCACCTCGGGCGGCTTTCTCGAGTCCGACGGCGAGGCGGAGCTCGACATGGTCGACGTCAACTGCCGGGCCGTACTGGGGCTATGCAAAGCCTTCGCCCGGGACTTCGCAGCGCGGAAGCGCGGCGGCCTGATCCTGATGAGCTCGCTTCTCGCCTTCCAGGGGGTGCCGCTGGCCGCCAACTACGCGGCGACCAAGGCCTACGTCCAGACCCTGGCCGAGGGCCTGCACCTGGAGCTGGCGCCCCTGGGCATCGACGTCCTGGCCTGTGCGCCCGGGCCGATCCACAGCGGCTTCGCGGCCCGGGCCGGCATGAGGATGGGGATGGGTCAGAGACCGAAGGACATCGCCCAGGCCACCCTCGACGCGCTGGGCCGGCGGACCACGGTCCGCCCGGGCTGGCTGGCCAAGTGCCTGGAGGGCTCGATGGTTGGCCTGCCCCGCTGGGCCCGAACCCGGATCCTCGCGCAGGTCATGCGGGGCATGACCAAGCACCGCCTGCAGGGCGCGTGA
- a CDS encoding DUF2141 domain-containing protein yields the protein MPLPAFGRALGPIIAISGLVFATGAPVRAEAITVVVTGIEAEGGEIGCALYRGPEGFPMDDSLATVQWQAARPGGVECSFDGLAPGAYAVAVSHDFNGNQRTDTNFLGIPTEPWGVTNNVRPMLRAPRFEEAAVELSPGATLRVPVEVAE from the coding sequence ATGCCCCTCCCCGCCTTCGGCCGGGCCCTTGGCCCCATCATCGCAATCTCCGGACTAGTCTTCGCCACGGGCGCGCCAGTCCGCGCCGAAGCGATCACCGTCGTGGTCACCGGCATCGAGGCCGAGGGCGGCGAGATCGGCTGCGCCCTCTACCGCGGTCCCGAAGGCTTCCCGATGGACGACTCCCTGGCGACGGTGCAATGGCAGGCCGCCCGGCCCGGCGGCGTCGAATGCAGCTTCGACGGCCTGGCGCCGGGCGCCTACGCCGTCGCGGTGTCCCACGACTTCAACGGCAACCAGCGCACCGACACCAACTTCCTCGGCATCCCGACCGAGCCCTGGGGCGTGACCAACAACGTGCGCCCGATGCTGCGCGCGCCGCGCTTCGAGGAAGCCGCGGTCGAGCTGAGCCCGGGCGCGACGCTTCGGGTCCCGGTGGAGGTCGCGGAATGA